A genomic segment from Pseudomonas sp. S09G 359 encodes:
- a CDS encoding PepSY domain-containing protein, with product MTRLTALVAAAIIVATANQAAAMDPDKPLSVPATVTIVAFDQLEATALALHPGSTLLDTDLDEAYGKYVYEVELKDASGIEWDIELDALTGQVLKNHQDT from the coding sequence ATGACGCGCCTCACAGCTCTGGTCGCCGCCGCTATCATCGTCGCTACGGCAAACCAGGCCGCCGCCATGGACCCCGACAAACCACTGAGCGTGCCTGCCACTGTTACTATTGTGGCATTCGATCAACTCGAAGCCACGGCCCTGGCCTTGCACCCCGGTTCGACGCTGCTGGACACCGACCTGGACGAGGCCTACGGCAAATATGTGTACGAAGTTGAACTGAAAGATGCCAGTGGCATTGAGTGGGATATTGAATTGGACGCGCTCACCGGGCAGGTTCTCAAGAATCATCAGGATACGTAA
- a CDS encoding PepSY domain-containing protein → MKVNLRGGSRAALLLMAFCSSLAARDLNQDEALALRQQGVILPLEQLLQQAMARYPGSRLLEAELEKKHGQYAYEVELVTTEGVVREIKLDATTGVLIKDEED, encoded by the coding sequence ATGAAGGTAAATTTACGCGGCGGCAGCCGAGCGGCGTTGCTGCTCATGGCTTTTTGCTCAAGCCTGGCGGCCCGCGACCTCAACCAGGATGAAGCCCTGGCACTGCGCCAGCAGGGGGTGATCCTGCCGCTCGAGCAACTGTTGCAACAAGCCATGGCACGCTACCCGGGCTCCCGGCTGCTGGAAGCGGAGCTGGAGAAAAAGCACGGCCAATATGCCTATGAAGTGGAACTGGTGACCACCGAAGGCGTGGTGCGCGAGATTAAACTCGACGCAACGACCGGTGTGCTGATCAAAGACGAGGAAGACTGA
- a CDS encoding response regulator transcription factor, translating to MRLLLVEDNVPLADELLAGLQRQGYAVDWLADGRDAAYQGRSEPYDLIILDLGLPGLPGLEVLAQWRTAALATPVLVLTARDSWAERIEGLKAGADDYLSKPFHPEELYLRIQALLRRSHGQANQPTLQAAGLHLDEGRQCVLRDGDEIQLTAAEFRLLRYFMLHPEQILSKSHLAEHLYDGETERDSNVLEVHVNHLRRKLGRSVIETRRGQGYRFGASPA from the coding sequence ATGCGCCTGCTTCTGGTGGAAGACAACGTACCCCTGGCCGATGAACTGCTGGCCGGCCTGCAGCGCCAGGGCTACGCGGTCGATTGGCTGGCCGATGGGCGCGACGCCGCGTACCAGGGCCGCAGCGAGCCCTATGACCTGATCATCCTCGACCTCGGCTTGCCCGGTTTGCCGGGGCTCGAGGTGTTGGCGCAATGGCGCACGGCCGCGCTGGCCACCCCGGTGCTGGTGCTCACCGCCCGCGACTCCTGGGCCGAACGCATCGAAGGGCTCAAGGCCGGTGCCGACGATTACCTGAGCAAACCCTTTCACCCCGAAGAGCTTTACCTGCGCATCCAGGCGCTGTTGCGCCGGTCCCATGGCCAGGCCAACCAGCCCACCTTGCAGGCCGCCGGCCTGCACCTGGATGAAGGCCGCCAGTGCGTATTGCGCGATGGCGATGAAATCCAACTGACTGCCGCCGAATTCCGTCTGTTGCGCTACTTCATGTTGCACCCCGAACAGATCCTCTCGAAAAGCCACCTGGCCGAGCACCTGTATGACGGCGAGACCGAGCGTGATTCCAATGTGTTGGAAGTGCACGTCAATCACCTGCGTCGCAAGCTGGGCCGCAGTGTGATCGAAACCCGCCGGGGCCAGGGCTACCGGTTTGGCGCCAGCCCTGCATGA
- a CDS encoding ATP-binding protein codes for MRSIQRRLSLGLISVMVVVGVVLAQTSLWLFETGLQRYLEAGLRNDAENLLVALVRGPNGVQLDEQRLSPAYQRPFSGHYFRIDFADIHWRSRSLWDQELPRLPEAGLKGNLQLGPEGQQLLMLRADYKRFGQSISISVAQDYTPVRESFHLMRQIGLVLGVAALLLVLILQRVTVRRALRPLETARNQIAQLQQGQRSQLDTQVPLELEPLVAQINHLLAHTEDSLKRSRNALGNLGHALKTPLAVLLSAASSAALKDHPALSKLLRDQLDQVQQRLNRELNRARLAGETLPGALFDCEKELPGLLATLNMIHGDHLDLSYHAAPGLQLPWDREDLLELLGNLLDNACKWADAEVRLTVTEAEKSYLLAVEDDGPGIPETQRDQVFSRGARLDEQIDGHGLGLGIVRDIVEVWGGVLQLQESELGGLKVLVELPKR; via the coding sequence ATGAGGTCGATTCAGCGACGTCTGAGCCTGGGCCTGATCAGCGTGATGGTGGTGGTCGGCGTGGTGTTGGCGCAAACCAGCCTGTGGTTGTTCGAGACCGGTTTGCAGCGTTACCTGGAGGCCGGCCTGCGTAACGATGCCGAGAACCTGCTGGTGGCGCTGGTCCGCGGGCCCAATGGCGTGCAACTGGATGAGCAACGCTTGTCACCGGCCTATCAACGGCCGTTTTCCGGGCACTATTTCCGTATCGACTTCGCCGATATTCACTGGCGCTCCCGCTCCTTGTGGGACCAGGAACTGCCCCGGCTGCCCGAGGCCGGGCTCAAGGGCAACCTGCAACTGGGACCGGAAGGCCAGCAACTGCTGATGCTGCGTGCGGACTACAAACGTTTTGGCCAATCGATTTCCATCAGCGTGGCCCAGGACTACACCCCCGTGCGGGAAAGTTTCCATCTGATGCGTCAAATTGGTCTGGTGCTGGGCGTGGCAGCGTTGCTGCTGGTGTTGATCCTGCAACGCGTGACCGTGCGCCGGGCCTTGCGTCCGCTGGAGACCGCGCGCAACCAGATCGCGCAACTGCAACAAGGCCAGCGCTCGCAACTCGATACCCAGGTGCCGCTGGAGCTGGAGCCGCTGGTGGCGCAGATCAACCACCTGCTGGCGCATACCGAAGACAGCCTCAAACGTTCACGCAACGCCCTCGGCAACCTCGGCCATGCCCTGAAGACGCCGCTGGCGGTGCTATTGAGTGCGGCTTCCAGCGCTGCGCTCAAAGACCACCCCGCGTTGAGCAAACTATTGCGCGACCAGTTGGACCAGGTGCAACAACGCCTCAACCGTGAACTCAACCGCGCGCGCCTGGCCGGCGAAACCCTGCCGGGCGCCTTGTTCGACTGCGAAAAAGAACTGCCCGGCCTGCTGGCCACCTTGAACATGATCCACGGTGACCACCTGGACCTCAGCTACCACGCCGCCCCGGGCCTGCAACTGCCCTGGGACCGTGAAGACCTGCTGGAATTGCTCGGCAACCTGCTGGACAACGCCTGCAAATGGGCGGATGCAGAAGTACGCTTGACGGTCACTGAGGCAGAAAAAAGCTACCTGCTGGCCGTGGAGGACGATGGCCCCGGCATCCCCGAAACCCAGCGTGACCAGGTGTTCAGCCGCGGCGCGCGCCTGGATGAACAGATCGACGGCCATGGCCTGGGGCTGGGGATCGTGCGCGATATCGTCGAGGTGTGGGGCGGGGTGTTGCAGCTGCAGGAGAGCGAGTTGGGTGGGCTGAAAGTGTTGGTTGAGTTGCCCAAACGGTAA
- a CDS encoding methyl-accepting chemotaxis protein: MEQQYRQVDQVATASHEMSATAQDVARSAAQAAQAARDADRATRDGLTVIDRTTTNIGQLAADMSTAMAQVEGLAANSEKIGSVLEVIRGIAEQTNLLALNAAIEAARAGEAGRGFAVVADEVRNLARRTQESVEETRLVIEHLQSGTEEVVGSMGNSYRQAQGSVEQVGQAVTALRQIGEAVTVISDMNLQIASAAEEQSAVAEEINNNVATIRDVTESLSEQANESARVSQALNSLANQQQGLMDQFRV, from the coding sequence ATGGAGCAGCAATACCGCCAGGTCGACCAGGTGGCCACCGCCTCCCACGAGATGAGCGCCACCGCCCAGGACGTGGCCCGCAGCGCGGCCCAGGCGGCCCAGGCGGCACGGGATGCCGACAGGGCCACCCGCGATGGCCTCACCGTGATCGACCGCACCACCACCAACATCGGCCAACTGGCGGCAGACATGAGCACCGCCATGGCCCAGGTCGAGGGCCTGGCCGCCAACAGCGAGAAGATCGGTTCAGTATTGGAAGTGATTCGTGGCATCGCCGAGCAAACCAACCTGCTGGCGCTCAACGCGGCGATTGAAGCCGCCCGCGCCGGTGAGGCCGGCCGTGGGTTTGCGGTGGTCGCCGATGAGGTGCGCAACCTGGCACGGCGCACCCAGGAGTCGGTGGAAGAAACCCGCCTGGTGATCGAGCACTTACAGAGCGGCACCGAGGAGGTTGTCGGCTCCATGGGCAACAGCTATCGCCAGGCCCAGGGCAGCGTCGAACAAGTTGGGCAAGCCGTCACCGCCCTGCGCCAGATCGGCGAGGCCGTCACGGTGATCAGCGACATGAACCTGCAAATCGCCAGCGCCGCCGAGGAGCAAAGCGCGGTGGCCGAAGAGATCAACAACAATGTGGCGACCATTCGGGATGTGACCGAGTCGCTGTCGGAGCAGGCCAATGAGTCGGCGCGGGTGAGCCAGGCGTTGAACAGCCTGGCGAATCAGCAGCAGGGCTTGATGGATCAGTTCCGGGTCTGA
- a CDS encoding Na+/H+ antiporter family protein, with protein sequence MNAVIAAVGTMLVLSLSRVHVVIAIIVGALVGGLTGGLGIEATLQAFNGGLGGGATVALSYALLGAFAVAIAKSGLAHALADKALLLVDRQEATGGSHVKWLLIGLLWVVAIASQNILPIHIAFIPLLVPPLLYVLTKLQLDRRLIACVMTFGLITPYMFLPVGFGNIFLNQILLANVAKSGVDISQVNVTHAMSLPALGMVVGLLVAVFISYRKKRVYDLEKIERVEQVAVQYNPLTLLVAGVAIASAFVIQLWLDSMIIGALAGFLIFSVSGIVRWRDTDDLFTEGMKMMAMIGFIMIASSGFAEVLKATGDVRSLVEASAAFIGHSRGVGALLMLLVGLLVTMGIGSSFSTVPILAAIFVPLCVQLGFSPVAIVCIVGTAGALGDAGSPASDSTLGPTSGLNIDGQHHHIWDTVVPTFLHYNIPLLAFGWLAAMSL encoded by the coding sequence ATTAACGCAGTCATCGCCGCGGTCGGCACCATGCTGGTGCTCAGCTTGTCCCGTGTGCATGTGGTCATCGCCATCATCGTCGGCGCCCTGGTGGGCGGCCTGACCGGTGGCCTGGGCATCGAGGCCACGCTCCAAGCGTTTAACGGCGGTTTGGGTGGCGGTGCGACCGTGGCTTTGTCCTACGCCTTGCTCGGCGCTTTCGCGGTGGCGATTGCCAAGTCCGGCCTGGCCCACGCCCTGGCGGACAAGGCCCTGCTGTTGGTAGACCGCCAGGAAGCCACCGGCGGCAGCCACGTCAAATGGCTGCTGATCGGCCTGCTGTGGGTGGTGGCGATTGCTTCGCAGAACATCCTGCCGATCCACATCGCGTTCATTCCTTTGCTGGTGCCACCGCTGCTCTACGTGCTGACCAAGCTGCAACTGGACCGCCGTTTGATTGCCTGTGTGATGACCTTCGGCCTGATCACCCCGTACATGTTCCTGCCGGTGGGCTTCGGCAATATCTTCCTCAACCAGATCCTGCTGGCCAACGTGGCCAAGAGCGGGGTGGACATCAGCCAGGTCAACGTCACCCACGCCATGAGCCTGCCGGCGCTGGGCATGGTGGTCGGGCTGTTGGTGGCGGTGTTTATCAGCTACCGCAAAAAGCGCGTGTATGACCTGGAGAAAATCGAGCGGGTCGAGCAGGTGGCCGTGCAGTACAACCCGCTGACCCTGCTGGTGGCCGGCGTGGCGATTGCCTCGGCCTTCGTCATTCAGTTGTGGTTGGACTCGATGATCATCGGCGCCTTGGCCGGGTTCCTGATCTTCTCGGTGTCGGGCATCGTGCGCTGGCGCGACACCGACGACCTGTTCACCGAAGGCATGAAGATGATGGCGATGATCGGCTTCATCATGATCGCCTCATCGGGCTTCGCCGAAGTGCTCAAGGCCACCGGCGACGTGCGCTCGCTGGTGGAAGCCTCGGCGGCGTTTATCGGCCATAGCCGGGGTGTCGGCGCGCTGCTGATGTTGCTGGTGGGGCTGCTGGTGACCATGGGCATCGGCTCGTCGTTTTCCACGGTGCCGATCCTGGCGGCGATCTTTGTGCCGTTGTGTGTGCAATTGGGTTTCAGCCCGGTGGCGATCGTGTGCATCGTCGGTACGGCAGGGGCCTTGGGTGATGCGGGTTCACCCGCGTCGGACTCCACCCTGGGCCCGACATCGGGCCTGAACATCGACGGCCAGCACCACCATATCTGGGACACCGTGGTGCCGACGTTCCTGCACTACAACATTCCCTTGCTGGCGTTTGGCTGGTTGGCGGCGATGAGCCTCTAG
- a CDS encoding methyl-accepting chemotaxis protein has translation MERQRHETDQVATAINEMSSAAQEVARSAQGASVAAQQTDVEGQAAKRVVDGSIAQIHALVNDIRSSGVSLDSLQQDVASIVSVLGVIRSIAEQTNLLALNAAIEAARAGEAGRGFAVVADEVRALASRTQSSTQEIQGMIDRLQKGTEAAVDAMRRSSDAGDGTSAQANQAGASLDTMAQLIGTINSMNAQIASAAEEQTAVAEEINRSVHQIAVAVDSVADETQLGAQTSRSLADLGQRLGQLVGQFRI, from the coding sequence ATGGAGCGCCAACGTCACGAAACCGACCAGGTCGCCACCGCCATCAACGAAATGTCCTCCGCCGCTCAGGAAGTGGCGCGCAGTGCCCAAGGCGCTTCGGTGGCCGCGCAGCAAACCGACGTAGAAGGCCAGGCCGCCAAGCGCGTGGTGGACGGCAGCATCGCGCAGATCCACGCGCTGGTGAACGATATCCGCAGCAGCGGTGTGTCCCTCGACAGCCTGCAGCAGGACGTGGCCTCGATTGTCAGCGTGCTCGGCGTGATCCGCTCGATTGCCGAACAGACCAACCTGCTGGCCCTCAACGCCGCCATCGAAGCTGCGCGAGCCGGGGAGGCCGGGCGCGGGTTTGCGGTGGTCGCCGACGAAGTGCGCGCCCTGGCCAGCCGCACCCAGTCCAGCACCCAGGAAATCCAGGGCATGATCGACCGCCTGCAAAAGGGCACCGAGGCTGCCGTGGATGCCATGCGCCGTTCCAGCGATGCCGGCGACGGCACCTCGGCCCAAGCCAACCAGGCCGGCGCGTCCCTGGACACCATGGCCCAACTGATCGGCACCATCAACTCGATGAACGCGCAGATCGCCAGCGCCGCCGAAGAGCAGACCGCCGTGGCCGAAGAGATCAACCGCAGCGTGCATCAGATTGCCGTGGCGGTGGACAGCGTGGCCGATGAAACCCAACTGGGTGCACAGACCTCCCGCAGCCTGGCCGATCTGGGCCAGCGCCTAGGGCAACTGGTCGGCCAGTTCAGGATCTGA
- the yegQ gene encoding tRNA 5-hydroxyuridine modification protein YegQ, with translation MPPILAPELLAPAGTLKNMRYAFAYGADAVYAGQPRYSLRVRNNEFDHANLALGIDEAHAQGKRFYVVVNIAPHNAKLKTFLKDLAPVIAMGPDALIMSDPGLIMLVRRHFPQMPIHLSVQANTVNWASVEFWQQQGIGRVILSRELSLEEIAEIRQQVPAMELEVFVHGALCMAYSGRCLLSGYMNKRDANQGSCTNACRWKYQATPAVENATGEIVQEYSPTLGIGTPTDQVFLLQEANRPDEQMPAFEDEHGTYIMNAKDLRAVQHVERLTHMGVHSLKIEGRTKSHFYCARTTQVYRQAIDDAVAGRAFDRGLMTDLESLAQRGYTEGFLRRHVHDEYQNYQNGSSVSQRQQFVGELTGARHGERAEVKVKNRFAVGNHLELMTPTGNFHFDLASLHNAKGEAIEVAPGDGHTVYVPVPAEMDLRFGLLMRDV, from the coding sequence ATGCCGCCCATCCTCGCCCCCGAACTGCTCGCCCCCGCCGGCACCCTGAAAAACATGCGCTACGCCTTCGCCTACGGTGCCGATGCGGTCTACGCCGGTCAGCCGCGCTACAGCCTGCGCGTGCGCAACAATGAGTTCGACCACGCCAACCTGGCTCTCGGTATCGACGAGGCCCATGCCCAGGGCAAGCGCTTCTACGTGGTGGTGAACATCGCGCCGCACAATGCCAAGCTGAAAACCTTCCTCAAGGACCTGGCCCCCGTGATCGCCATGGGCCCGGATGCGCTGATCATGTCCGACCCGGGGCTGATCATGCTGGTGCGCCGGCATTTCCCACAGATGCCGATCCATCTGTCGGTGCAGGCCAATACGGTGAACTGGGCCAGCGTGGAGTTCTGGCAGCAGCAAGGGATTGGCCGGGTGATCCTGTCGCGGGAACTGTCCCTGGAAGAGATCGCCGAAATCCGCCAGCAGGTGCCGGCCATGGAGCTGGAAGTGTTTGTGCACGGCGCGTTGTGCATGGCGTATTCCGGGCGCTGCCTGCTCTCGGGCTATATGAACAAGCGCGACGCCAACCAGGGCAGTTGCACCAACGCCTGCCGCTGGAAATACCAGGCCACGCCGGCGGTGGAAAATGCCACGGGGGAAATCGTCCAGGAGTATTCGCCGACACTGGGCATCGGCACGCCGACCGACCAGGTATTCCTGCTGCAGGAAGCCAACCGCCCCGATGAGCAGATGCCCGCCTTCGAGGATGAACACGGCACCTACATCATGAACGCCAAGGACCTGCGCGCCGTGCAGCATGTAGAGCGCCTGACCCACATGGGCGTGCATTCGCTGAAGATCGAAGGCCGTACCAAGTCGCACTTCTACTGCGCGCGCACCACCCAGGTGTATCGCCAGGCCATCGATGATGCGGTGGCGGGTCGCGCCTTTGACCGTGGCTTGATGACAGACCTCGAATCCCTCGCCCAGCGCGGCTACACCGAAGGCTTCCTGCGTCGCCATGTGCACGACGAATACCAGAACTACCAGAACGGCAGCTCAGTCTCGCAGCGCCAGCAGTTTGTCGGGGAGCTGACCGGCGCGCGCCATGGCGAACGGGCCGAGGTCAAGGTGAAGAACCGTTTTGCCGTGGGCAATCACCTGGAATTGATGACCCCCACCGGCAATTTCCACTTTGACCTGGCCAGCCTGCACAACGCCAAGGGCGAAGCCATCGAAGTGGCGCCGGGCGACGGGCACACGGTATATGTGCCGGTGCCAGCCGAGATGGACCTGCGTTTCGGCCTGCTGATGCGCGACGTTTAG
- a CDS encoding DUF2790 domain-containing protein, which translates to MNAKTIFAACLFAALNICTLSARAEASEQTYTYGTHLDIKHVVSMTQDPTPACGVVNARMTYLDSHDKTQVLDYLKFGDGCIGDN; encoded by the coding sequence ATGAACGCTAAAACCATCTTCGCCGCCTGCCTGTTTGCCGCCTTGAACATCTGCACCTTGTCGGCCCGTGCCGAAGCCAGCGAGCAGACTTACACCTACGGCACTCACCTGGACATCAAGCACGTCGTATCCATGACCCAGGACCCCACACCCGCCTGCGGCGTGGTGAATGCGCGGATGACCTACCTGGACTCCCACGACAAGACCCAGGTGCTGGATTACCTCAAGTTTGGCGACGGCTGCATCGGCGACAACTGA
- a CDS encoding AI-2E family transporter, whose amino-acid sequence MNQTNLQFKTLLLLLVLVTVAFIWILLPFYGAVFWAVILGIIFAPMQRRLQQRFGWNRNLTSLTTLMVCLVIAILPVIITSALLVQEGATLYKNVESGKLDVAGYIEQFKNFLPPYFQHLLDRFGMGNLEGLREKIVKSAMQGSQFFASQAFSFGQGTFDFLVSFFIMLYLLFFLLRDGPELVRKVRTAVPLAEPQKRRLQLKFNRVVRATVKGNVLVAVTQGALGGLIFWFLDIPSALLWAVLMAFLSLLPAVGAGIVWGPVAVYFLLSGSIWQGVVLGLFGVFVIGLVDNVLRPILVGKDTKMPDYLILISTLGGLSVFGLNGFVIGPLVAALFMSSWALFVESKPRVKLPLP is encoded by the coding sequence ATGAATCAAACCAACCTGCAATTCAAGACCCTGCTATTACTGCTGGTCCTGGTGACCGTCGCATTTATCTGGATATTGCTGCCGTTTTACGGCGCGGTGTTCTGGGCAGTCATCCTGGGCATCATCTTTGCCCCGATGCAACGCCGCCTGCAGCAGCGCTTTGGCTGGAACCGCAACCTCACGTCCCTGACCACCTTGATGGTGTGCCTGGTGATCGCCATTTTGCCGGTGATCATTACCAGCGCCTTGCTGGTACAAGAGGGCGCGACCCTCTACAAAAACGTCGAGAGCGGCAAGCTGGACGTGGCCGGGTATATCGAGCAGTTCAAGAACTTCCTGCCGCCGTACTTCCAGCATCTGTTGGACCGCTTCGGCATGGGCAACCTGGAAGGGCTGCGCGAAAAGATCGTCAAGAGCGCGATGCAGGGCAGCCAGTTCTTTGCGTCCCAAGCGTTCAGCTTCGGCCAGGGCACGTTTGATTTCCTGGTGAGTTTTTTCATCATGCTGTACTTGCTGTTTTTCCTCCTGCGCGACGGCCCCGAGCTGGTGCGCAAGGTGCGCACGGCGGTGCCGTTGGCCGAGCCGCAGAAGCGCCGCTTGCAGCTCAAGTTCAACCGGGTAGTGCGCGCGACGGTCAAGGGCAACGTATTGGTGGCCGTGACCCAGGGGGCACTGGGCGGTTTGATCTTCTGGTTTTTGGACATTCCCAGCGCGTTGCTCTGGGCGGTGTTGATGGCGTTTCTGTCGCTGTTGCCGGCGGTGGGGGCGGGCATTGTGTGGGGGCCGGTGGCCGTTTATTTCCTGTTGAGCGGTTCGATCTGGCAGGGCGTGGTGCTGGGGTTGTTCGGCGTGTTTGTAATCGGCCTGGTGGACAACGTGCTGCGCCCGATCCTGGTGGGCAAGGACACCAAGATGCCCGACTACCTGATCCTGATCTCGACTCTCGGCGGCCTGTCGGTGTTTGGCCTCAACGGGTTTGTGATCGGGCCCCTGGTGGCGGCGTTGTTCATGTCCAGCTGGGCGCTGTTTGTCGAGAGCAAGCCGCGCGTCAAGTTGCCATTGCCGTGA
- a CDS encoding shikimate 5-dehydrogenase, whose protein sequence is MQMHPNKDTQLCMSLSARPGNFGLRFHNHLYEQLGLNFYYKAFSSRDLPGAIGGIRALGVRGCGVSMPFKEAAIALVDELDASVQAIDSLNTIVNTDGHLKAYNTDYIAVEQLLKKHAVPTDSTFALHGSGGMAKAVASALRDGGYANGVIVARNEAAGRALARNLGYEWQAQLGGLRPQMLVNVTPIGMTGGPEADALAFEADAVDKAETVFDVVAIPAETPLIVRGRAEGKRVITGLEVIAIQALEQFVLYTGVRPTQEQFEAAVAFARS, encoded by the coding sequence ATGCAGATGCACCCCAACAAGGACACCCAACTGTGCATGTCACTGTCGGCGCGCCCCGGAAACTTTGGCTTGCGATTTCATAACCACCTGTACGAGCAGTTGGGTCTGAACTTCTACTATAAAGCCTTCAGCAGCCGGGATTTGCCCGGCGCGATAGGTGGTATCCGTGCGTTGGGCGTGCGCGGCTGCGGGGTGTCCATGCCGTTCAAGGAAGCCGCCATTGCCTTAGTGGACGAACTCGACGCTTCGGTTCAAGCCATCGACTCGCTGAACACCATCGTCAACACCGACGGCCACCTCAAGGCCTACAACACCGACTACATCGCCGTTGAGCAATTGCTGAAAAAGCACGCGGTGCCCACGGACTCGACCTTTGCCCTGCATGGCAGCGGCGGCATGGCCAAGGCCGTCGCCAGCGCCTTGCGCGATGGCGGCTATGCCAATGGCGTGATCGTGGCGCGCAACGAAGCGGCGGGCAGGGCGCTGGCCCGCAACCTGGGGTATGAGTGGCAGGCCCAACTTGGGGGTTTACGCCCGCAGATGCTGGTCAACGTGACGCCGATTGGCATGACGGGTGGCCCCGAGGCGGATGCCCTGGCGTTCGAAGCGGATGCGGTGGATAAAGCGGAGACTGTCTTCGATGTGGTGGCGATTCCCGCCGAAACGCCGTTGATCGTGCGTGGGCGCGCCGAGGGCAAGCGCGTCATCACCGGGCTGGAAGTGATCGCGATTCAGGCGTTGGAGCAGTTTGTGCTCTATACCGGGGTGCGGCCGACACAAGAGCAGTTTGAGGCGGCTGTAGCCTTCGCCCGAAGCTGA
- a CDS encoding YceH family protein, whose product MTAEHDTDTPEPRLNSTEIRLLGCLIEKQATNPETYPLTLNALVLACNQKTSREPVMNLSQGQVGQSLRALEGQGFTRLVMGSRADRWEHRVDKALELVPAQVILTGLLFLRGPQTVNELLTRSGRMHDFEDAEQVVHQLERLIARGLALLVPRQAGQREDRYTHALGDPADIEAIISARGNPVERGTAVSVDRIEELEARIAALEERLAQLEQA is encoded by the coding sequence ATGACCGCCGAGCACGACACCGACACCCCTGAGCCGCGCCTGAACAGCACGGAAATCCGCCTCCTGGGCTGCCTGATCGAAAAACAGGCGACCAACCCGGAAACCTACCCCCTCACCCTCAATGCCCTGGTGCTGGCGTGCAACCAGAAGACCAGCCGCGAACCGGTGATGAACCTCAGCCAGGGCCAGGTCGGGCAAAGCCTGCGAGCGCTGGAAGGCCAGGGCTTCACCCGCCTGGTGATGGGCAGCCGCGCCGACCGCTGGGAGCATCGCGTGGATAAGGCGCTGGAGTTGGTGCCGGCCCAGGTAATCCTGACCGGGCTGCTGTTTTTGCGCGGGCCGCAAACCGTCAACGAACTGCTGACCCGCAGCGGGCGCATGCATGACTTTGAAGATGCCGAGCAGGTCGTGCATCAGCTTGAACGCCTGATTGCACGCGGGCTGGCGCTGTTGGTGCCGCGCCAGGCGGGGCAACGCGAAGACCGTTATACCCATGCGCTGGGGGATCCGGCGGATATCGAGGCGATTATTTCCGCGCGGGGCAATCCCGTCGAGCGTGGTACAGCGGTTTCCGTGGACCGGATTGAAGAGCTGGAAGCACGGATTGCGGCGTTGGAAGAGCGCCTGGCGCAACTCGAACAGGCGTAA
- a CDS encoding DUF1993 family protein, whose amino-acid sequence MTISLYAASIPVFKQMLNALSDVLNKAEAHATAKNIEPNALLQARLFPDMFQLVRQVQIAVDFAKGVSARLAEIEVPKYEDSEVTFADLQALIAKVLAFVDTIKPEQVDGKEGIEIITRPGTPKEKRFSGQSYLLTYGLPQFFFHVTTAYALLRHNGVEVGKRDYMGAF is encoded by the coding sequence ATGACTATTTCCCTGTACGCCGCTTCTATCCCAGTCTTCAAGCAAATGCTCAACGCCTTGAGCGATGTGCTGAACAAAGCCGAAGCCCACGCCACCGCCAAGAACATCGAGCCGAATGCCTTGCTGCAAGCGCGCCTGTTCCCGGACATGTTCCAACTGGTGCGCCAGGTGCAGATCGCCGTCGACTTCGCCAAGGGCGTTTCCGCGCGCCTGGCCGAGATCGAAGTGCCGAAATACGAAGACAGCGAAGTGACCTTCGCCGACCTGCAAGCACTGATCGCCAAGGTCCTGGCGTTTGTCGACACCATCAAGCCCGAGCAAGTCGACGGCAAGGAAGGCATCGAAATCATCACCCGCCCAGGCACGCCGAAAGAGAAGCGCTTCAGCGGCCAGTCCTACCTGCTGACCTACGGCCTGCCGCAGTTCTTCTTCCACGTCACCACCGCGTACGCCTTGCTGCGTCATAACGGCGTGGAAGTGGGCAAGCGTGATTACATGGGTGCTTTCTAA